GACAGCGAGGGGCGCCGGCTGCTGCTCGACTGGCGTTCGCCCGCCGCCGAGCCGTTCTTCGGGGCCACCCACGCCAACCCGATGGGGCTGGCGAGCCGCCGCCGCTACCGCTGGACCGGCGGCCGGATCAGCGACTACTGGGACGAGGTGTTCACCTCGGACGGGTTCGCCGGGCACGCCGCGCTCGACGACCAGTCCGCGTTCATCGCCAGCCTGGGCGGCAACCGGTCGGACCGGATGCGGGACGTGCTCGGCACCATCCAGTCCGACCAGGACGCCATCATCCGCGCGGGATCGCGCGGCGCGCTCGTCGTCGACGGCGGTCCCGGTACGGGCAAGACCGTCGTCGCCCTGCACCGCTCCGCCTACCTGCTGTACTCCGACCCGCGCCTCGGGCACCGCCGGGGCGGCGTGCTGTTCGTCGGGCCGAGCCGGCCCTACCTGGGTTACGTCGCCGACGTGCTGCCCAGCCTCGGGGAGGAGGGCGTGCAGACCTGCACCCTGCGGGACCTCGTCGCGGAGGGGGCCTCGGCGGCGGTCGAGGCCGATCCGGAGGTGGCCCGGCTGAAGTCGTCCGCGAACCTGGTGCGGGCGATCGAGAAGGCCGTCAGGTTCTACGAGGATCCGCCCACCGAGGGGATGACGGTCACCACCCACTGGTCCGACGTCCGGCTGACCGCCGACGACTGGGCCGCGGCGTTCGAAGCGGCGGAACCCGGCACTCCGCACAACGACGCGCGCGAGCAGGTCTGGGAGGAACTGCTCGCGATCCTGATGGACAAGCACGAGAGCGTGCACGACGGCGACGACGTCTCGCCCGTCCTGCTCCGCAAGTCACTGCTGCAGAACAGGGAGCTGCTCACGGCCTTCAACCGCGCGTGGCCGCTGCTCGCGGCGCCCGACCTCGTCTCGGACCTGTGGTCGGTGCCCGCCTACCTGCGGATGTGCGCTCCCTGGCTCGACCGGGACGACGTGGCGCGGCTCCAGCGCGCGGACGCCCAGGCCTGGACGGTGTCCGACCTGCCGCTGCTGGACGCGGCACGGCAGCGGCTCGGCGACCCGGAGGCGGCGCGGCGTCAGCGTCGGCAGAAGGCGGCGATCGCCGCCGAACGGGCACGCCGGGACGACGTCATCGACAGCCTGCTGCAGAACGTCGAGATCGACGAGAGCGAAGGCGCGATGGGGATGCTGCACGGGCAGGACCTGCGGGACACCCTGGTCGACGAGAGCGGGCTGACCGCCATCGAACCGGACCTGCTCGTCGGCCCGTTCGCGCACGTCGTCGTGGACGAGGCCCAGGAACTGACCGACGCGCAGTGGCAGATGCTGCTCCTGCGGTGCCCGTCCCGGAGCTTCACCATCGTCGGGGACCGCGCCCAGGCCCGGCACGGGTTCACGGAGTCGTGGCGGGAACGGCTGGAGCGGGTCGGGTTCGACCGGATCAGCCTGGCGTCCCTGAGCATCAACTACCGGACGCCCGAGGAGATCATGACGGAGGCCGAGCCGGTCATCCGCGCCGTCCTCCCGGACGCCAACGTGCCCACGTCCATCCGCAGCGGCGGTGTCCCCGTCGTGCGCGGCGCTGTTACGGAGCTGGACTCGATCCTCGACACCTGGCTCGCGGCGCATGCCGACGGGGTCGCCTGCGTCATCGGCGATGCCACGTTCCAGGCGACGTTCCGGGCGACGTTCCGGGCGACGACCGGGGCGACGTCGCGTGTGCGGTCGCTGACTCCGGAGCTGTCGAAGGGGCTCGAGTTCGACCTGGTCGTCCTCGTCGACCCGGAGGGGTTCGGCGAGGGCGTCGAAGGGGCGGTCGACCGCTATGTGGCGATGACTCGCGCCACCCAGCGACTCGTCATCCTGACCAGCGCCTGACCGGCACCTGATGGGGTGACGGGTGGCCCGGCCGAGGTCCGACGCTGGTGGCGAATCCACGGGCGGCCGGGTACCAGTTCCACGAATGTGACACTCACGGGGGGATGTGTCACATTTCGCGGCCGATAGTACCCGGGCCTCGGGCACGGACTCACCGGGCCACCCGTCATCCACTGTCACAAGCCGCCAGCACCTGACCTAGGCGGCCAGAACCGACGACTCCTCCCCCTCCCCCTCCTCCTCCGCCCTGCGCAGCAACCCCGCCGCCAGCACCCCGCCCGCCAGCACGGCCGACGCCCCCAGCAACTGGCTGGTCTCCAGCCCGGCGGCGAAGGAGTCGATCAGGCGCGCCTTCTCCGTCGCCGAGTTCGCCGAGGCCAACGCCACCGGCAGCGACTCCGCCGCGAACCGCGAGGTCAGCACCGCGCCCAGCACGGCGACCCCCAGCCCGGTGCCGAACTCCCCCAAGGTCCCGTTGATCCCCGCACCCACCCCCGCCTTCGCCGGCGGTGTGGAACTCATGATCGCGTGGGCCATCGCCGGGCTCGCGACCGCGGTGCCCACGCCGATGAGGACGAGCCCCGTCAGCATCCCGGCGTAACCGTCGGCGGCGAGCGTGGCGATGGACACCAGGCCGCCCGCCATCACCACCATCCCCACCAGCACCGACAGCGGCCCGCCGAGCCTGGCCATCACCTTGGCCGACACCCCGGTGAAGTTGAGGGCCACGACGGTCAGCGCCAGCGGCGCGGTGCGCAGGCCCGCCTCCAGAGGGCCGTATCCGAGAACGAACTGGAGGTGCTGGGTGAGCAGGAACAGCGCCCCGCCCATCCCGAAGGTCACCAGCACCGCGCCGGCCACCGCGCCCGTGAACCGGCGGTTGCGGAAGAACGCCAGGTCGAGCATGGGGTACGGGATCCTGCTCTCCCAGTAGGCGAACAGCGCGAGGACGACGACCGCCACGCCCGCGCTCACCACCACCCGCGACGACGTCCAGCCGTACGCCGGACCGGAGATGATCGCGAAGACCAGCGAGGCCATGCCGACCGTGGAGAGCAGCGCGCCGAGCAGGTCGGGACGGTCGCCCTGCTCCGGGGGTCCGGGGGTTGTCCCCCGGGAAGACGCGGCCTTCGACTCCGGGACCAGGGCGACGACGGCCACCAGGCCCAGCGCCACCACCGGCAGGTTGATCAGGAAGATCGCGCCCCACCAGAAGTGGTTCAGCACGAAGCCGCCTATCAGCGGACCGGTCGCGAAGCCCAGCGAGTTCACCGCGGCCCAGATGCCGATCGCCTTCGGCTGCTCCTCGGGCGCGAAGATCTGCATGGCCACGGCGAGGGTGGTGGTGATCAGCAGCGCCCCGCCCACGCCCATGCCCGCCCGCGCGGCGATCAACTGGGCGGTGGTGTCCGCGAGTCCGGCCACCAGGGAGCCGACACCGAACAGTGCCAGTCCCGCGACGAGCATCTTCTTACGGCCGTAGAGGTCGGCGGCGCTGCCCGCGGTGAGCAGCAGCCCGGACTGGACGAGCGAGTACGCGTTGATCATCCACTGGATGTCGGAGGTGGTCGCGTCCAACTCCCGGGTGAGGGAGGGGATCGCGACGTTCAGGACGGTGTTGTCGAGCAGCACGGTGAGCTGCGCGAGGCAGATCACGCCGAGGATCAGCCAGCGTTGGGGGTGAGAGGTAGTCGTCGTCACCCTGTACACCGTAGAAGACTTCCCATACACCGTACAACCGAGATACGAGTAAGGGGCGATGACCATTGGCCACCGCCCCTTACCTCTTGCTCAGAGCACCGCCGTCAGCTACTCGCCTTCTGCGTCAGGTCGTAGAAGGTGGCCGAACCCACCGTCACCTTCTTGTAGTTGGCCTCGACCCAGGACGTGATCTGCGAGGACGTGCCGCTGCTGCTGCTACCGCCGCCCATGCCGCCGCCGGACGAGCCACTGCTGATGAAGTAGTGGATCCTGCCGTCGGTCACGTACTGCTTGAACTGCGCCAGGGTCGGGGACGGGTCGGTGCCGTTGAAGCCGCCGATCGCCATCACCGCGTCACCCGTGGCGAGTTGGTAGCTCGCGGCGTTCTGGGCGCCGATCGCGGCGGCGACCCAGGTGTACTCGCCCGAGTCGGCGTCCAGCAGCTTCTTGGCCTCGTCGGTGACCGACGCGCCGTTGAGCAGCCCGCCGACACCGCCGCCGCCCATGCCGCCGCCGTCACCGGTCTGGCCGCCGGGCATACCGCCCTGCGTGTTGCCGTTTCCGTTCTGGGTGTTGCCGTTGCCGTTCTGCTGGTTCTGGCCGCCCGTGCCCCCGCCGGGGAAGCCGCCGGTGCCGCCGCCCTGCTGGTTCTGGCCCTGGCCTTGCCCCTGGCCCTGACCCTGGGTGTTGCCGTTGCCGTTCTGCTGAGTCTGGCCGCCGGGACCGCCGCCGTTGCCGCCGAAGCCGCCCCGGCCGCCACCGCCGCCGCCACCCGGACCGCCGCCGCCCATCATGCTCGCGCCGGCCGGACCGGCGGTCACGATGGAACCGGTGTGGCCCTCCTGGAGGGTGCTGATGGTGTACGCCGTCGGTCCGGCCAGCGCGGCGACCATGCCCACCGAGGCCGCCGCGAGGGCGAGTTGACGGTTGAGGCGACCCGCGAAGGTCAGGCCGAGCGCGGCGACCAGGCCGCCGATCAGGACCAGCCACTTCAGCCAGGGCAGGTAGTCGGGGGTGCGGTTGAGCAGGACGTACGACCAGCCGGCCGCCGCGACCACCGAGGCCGCGAGGGTGATCGAGGCCCAGATCTCGGACCGCTTCTCCCACAGCAGACCGGCGCCCATGCCGATCACGGCCGCCATGTAGGGGGCCAGGGCCACCGTGTAGTACTGGTGGAAGATGCCCGCCATGTAGCTGAAGACGACCATGGTGATCAGCAGCGAGCCGCCCCAGACCAGGAACAGACCGCGGGTCGTCGACGTCCGCTTCAGCATGGGGGTCCCCCCGCTCGAGCGGAGCCGAGAGTGGGGGAGGGTGGCGACCAGGCCGCCGACCAGCAGGACCAGCGCGGCCGGCAGCAGCCAGGAGATCTGGCCGCCGATCTCGGAATTGAACATCCGGTCCCAGCCGGTCTCGCCCCACTGCCCGGTGCCGCCTCCGCCACCGCCGCCGCCGACGCTGCCGGTCTCCTCGCCGTTGAGGCGGCCGAGACCGTTGTAGCCGAAGGTCAGCTCCAGGAAGGAGTTGTTCTGCGAGCCGCCGATGTAGGGGCGGGAGGAGGCGGGCCACAGCTCGACGATCGCGACCCACCAGCCACCGGACACGATCAACGCGCCGGTCGCGACGGCCAGTTGGCCGAACCGCTTCTTCACCGACACCGGCGCGCAGACCGCGTAGACGATCGCGAGCGGCGGCAGGACGAGGAACGCCTGAAGCGTCTTGGCGAGGAACGCGAAGCCGATCGCGACCCCGGCCCACACCAGCCACTTCGTCCGGCCGTCCTCCAGCGCGCGGGCCACCATGTAGCAGGCCACGGCCATCAGCAGGGCCAGCATCGCGTCCGGGTTGTTGAACCGGAACATCAGCGCGGCGACGGGGGTGAGCGCCAGCACGGCGCCCGCGATCAGACCGGCCGCGGGACTGAACCGGCGGCGCACGGAGGCGTAGACCACGGCGACCGTGCCGACGCCCATCAGCACCTCGGGCACGAGGATCGCCCACGAGTTCAGGCCGAAGATCTTCACCGACAGCGCCATCGGCCACAGCGAGGCCGGGGGCTTGTCGACGGTGATGGCGTTGCCCGCGTCCAGCGAGCCGAAGAACATCGCCTTCCAGCTCGCGCTGCCGGCCTGGACGGCCGCCGAGTAGAAGGAGTTGGCGTAGCCGGAGGCGCTCAGGTCGTAGAGGTAGAGGAGGAGGGTGGCGGCCAGCAGGCCGAGGAAGGCCGGGCGCGCCCAGCGCGGGTCCTCGGGGCGGCCACGCCACAGTCTGCGGACGAACGGCTGCTTCGGCTCGCCCGAACCGGGCGCCGCGGCGACCGGTTCCCGGGGGGCCGCGGGCGCGTCGGCCGGCGGCCGATCCCAGGCGGTGGTCGTCTGGTCGAGTTCGGTGGTCATCGGGTTTCCCCCGCGTCGGTGTCGTGGGGGCGCACGGGCTGCATCCGCATGGTGGCGTCCCTCCAGGTACCGTCCGCGGCTTCACCGGCGCGGAACTGAGTCGTGTCGTACTGAGTCGTGTGGTACGTGGTGCTGTTGAGGCTGTGGGTGGTGTGGGTGGTGTGGGTGGTGTTGATGTCGTGGGTGCTGCTGGTGCTGCTCTGCTGGTGGTTGACCTGGCGCTGCGGCAGCGGCACAAAGGGGCCGCCGGCCTGCAAGGACGCGGTCGCCGGGGCTGCCGAAGCCACCGGGGCTGCCGGCTCCGCCGGATCCTCGCCGTCCCGCCGGTCGGAGAACACCCACGCGCGGAAGAGCAGGAACCGCAGCACCGTCGCCGCGAGGTTGGCGGCGACGAGGACCGCCAGTTCGGTGGCGTGCGCGGGGTGGGCGCTCGCCGCGTCCAGCGCCGCGAGCGAGCCGCTGGTCAGCGCGAGGCCGACGCCGAAGACGACCAGGCCCTGCGCCTGGTGCTTGACGGCCCCGCCGCGGCCCCGCACCCCGAAGGTCAGCCGCCGGTTGGCGGCGGTGTTGGCGACGGCGGACACCAGCAGGGCGAGCGCGTTGGCCACCTGCGAGCCGCCGAACTGGCGGAAGCCGCTGTAGAGGAGGAGGTAGAAGAGGGTGGACAGGCCGCCGACGACACAGAAGCCGACGAGCTGACGGGCCAGGCCCTTGGGCACGTCCTGGATCTCACGGTCGCGCGGATCGTCGCCGAACGGGCGGGTGAGCCGGTCGAGGGACAGCGAACCGGTGGCCAGGGCCTTGCCCACGCGCCACACCCCTTTCAGGTCGTCGGTCGCCGTCTTCACGATGTGCACCGTGGAGTTCGGGTCGTCGACCCAGTCGACCGGCACCTCGTGGATACGGAGCCCGGCACGTTCGGCGAGCACCAGCATCTCAGTGTCGAAGAACCAGCCGGTGTCTTCCACCAACGGGAGCAGAACTTGAGCGACGTCACGCCTGATCGCCTTGAACCCGCACTGCGCGTCCGAGAAGCGGGCCTGGAGCGAGCCGCGCAGGATCAGGTTGTAGGCCCGGCTGATGAACTCCCGCTTGGTGCCCCGTACGACCCGGGAGCTACGGGCGAGCCGGGAGCCGATCGCCAGGTCGGAGTGGCCGGAGATCAGCGGTGCCACCAGCGGCAGCAGCGCGTTCAGGTCGGTGGACAGGTCCACGTCCATGTACGCGAGGATCGGGGCGTCCGAGGCCGACCAGACGGTCCGCAGCGCACGGCCGCGGCCCTTCTGCTCCAGCCGGAAGGACTTCACCTCCGGGATCCGCGCCTCCAGCAGCCGCGCCACCTCGGGGGTGGTGTCCGTCGACGCGTTGTCGGCGATGGTGATGCGGAAGGGGTAGGGGAACGTACGCGCCAGGTGGTCGTGCAGTCTCCAGACGCACGGCTGGAGGTCCTTCTCCTCGTTGTAGACGGGGATCACTACGTCCAGGACAGGCGTACCGGCTGCCGCGGCCGGGAGGTGCTCCCGCGCCGGCAGGGTGCCGGGAGAAGAGTCGGTTCGCATGTCATCGACTTTCGTCAGGCGCCCTGTTGCACCCATGTGGTGGCACTGTGCTCGACCTGTGAGTCGAGTTGCCAGTTCGTTTCGGGCGCCGGCTGGGGCACGGCGGGGCCGAGCGCGGGCAGGTGCACGGTGAACACGGTGCGTCCGGGCACGCTGTCGACGGTCACGGCGCCGCCGTGCGCGGTCGCGACGGCCTGCACGATGGCGAGGCCGAGGCCGGTCGAGCCGGTGGCGCGGGAGCGCGCGGAGTCGCCTCGGGCGAACCGTTCGAAGACGTGCGGAAGCAGGTCGGGCGGAATCCCCTGCCCGTTGTCCTGGACGTCCACGCACAGCCACGGCCCGCGCCGCTCCACGCGTGCGGTGACGGTCGTCCCCGGCGCGGTGTGCGTACGGGCGTTGGCGAGGAGGTTGACGAGGACCTGCTGCAGCCGGGCCGCGTCCGCGGACACCAGGGCGGGCTCGTCGGGGAGTTCGAGCCGCCAGACGTGGTCGCGTCCGGCGGCGCGGGCGTCGCTGATGGTGTCGATGACGAGGGGGACGAGGTCGGTCTGCTCGAACTGCAACGGCCGTCCCGCGTCGAGGCGGGCGAGCAGCAGCAGATCCTCGACCAGGAAGGTCATCCGGCCGGCCTCGGACTCGATACGGCCCAGAGCGTGCTTGGTGTCGGGGCCGACCTCTTCGCGTCCGCGCCGGGTCAGCTCGGCGTATCCTCTGATGGAGGCCAGGGGGGTGCGCAGCTCGTGGCTGGCGTCCGCGACGAACTGCCGGACCCGCATCTCGCTCTCCTGGCGGGCGTGCAGCGCGCCGTGGACGTGGTTCAGCATCCGGTTGAGCGCGGCGCCGACCTGCCCGACCTCGGTGTGCGGGTCGGTCTCGGACTCGGGCACCCGCTCGCTGAGGTTGACCTCGCCGGTGTGCAGGGGCAGCTCGGAGACCCGGGTGGCGGTCGCGGCGACCCTGCGCAGGGGGCGGGTGGCGACACTGACCATCACGGTGCCCGCGAGCCCGGCCGCGATGAGGCCGGCGAGGGTGAGGCTGACCTCGACGATGATCAGGGTGCTGATGGTGCCGTCGACGTCGGAGGTCGGGAAGCCTACGTAGAAGTCACCGTTGTTGCCGTTGATGTACTGGACCCGGTAGGTGCCGAGGCCGGGGATCTCGACGGTGTGCTGCTTCTGGTCCTGCGCGACCGAGCCGAGCGCCTTCATCTGGGCCTCGGTGAGGTCCTCGGGGCTCACGTCCATGTAGCCGGCGGTGTTCTTCGTCCTCTCGCCGACCTTGCCGCTGGTGATCGAGCCGTTCGCGACCTTGGCCGCGATGGCCTTCTGCGGCCCCGGGCCCCGGCTGACGAACTCGTCGATGGTGATCTGCTTGGGCCCGTCGGTGTCGCCGGTGGCGGTGCCGGTGCCGTTCTTGGCGCCGTCCTTGCCGCCAGGGCCCCCGACCGGCCCACCGGAGACTCGCATGGCGGCCTCCTTGACGGAGTCGTTCAACTGCCCGTACAGGTGGTCGCGCAGTACGAGGGTGGTGACGGTGCCGATCACCGCGCAGACCACGGCGATCAGGGTCACGGACACGACGACGAGCCGGGTCCGCAGGGTGCGCGGCTTACCCGCTCGTCTCTTCTGCGGACGCGGCCGTCGTCGCCCGCTCATGACGCCGCGGGCTTGATCAGGTACCCGGCGCCACGCCGGGTGTGGATCATCGGCTCACGCCCCGCGTCGATCTTGCGCCGCAGGTAGGAGATGTACAGCTCGACGACGTTGGCCTGCCCGCCGAAGTCGTACGACCACACGCGGTCGAGTATCTGCGCCTTGCTGAGCACGCGCCGCGGGTTGCGCATCAGGAAGCGCAGCAGCTCGAACTCGGTGGCGGTGAGGTGGATGTTGTCCCCGGACCGCGAGACCTCGTGACTGTCCTCGTCGAGGGTGAGGTCCCCGACGACGAGCATGGAGTCGGAGCGCCGGTCGGCGGCACCGGACCGCCGGATGAGCCCCCGCAGCCGCGCCACGACCTCTTCCAGACTGAACGGCTTGGTGACGTAGTCGTCACCGCCGGCGGTGAGCCCGGCGATACGGTCCTCGACGGCGTCCTTGGCGGTCAGGAACAGCACCGGAACGTCCGGCAGCTCCCGCCGCAGCCGCCCCAGGACGGTCAGCCCGTCCATGTCCGGCAGCATCATGTCGAGGACGACGGCGTCGGGCCGGAACTCCCGCGCGGTCTGGATGGCACCCGTGCCATCCCCCGCACTCCGGATCTGCCATCCCTCATAGCGCAGGGCCATGGACAGCAGTTCGGTGATCGACATCTCGTCGTCCACCACAAGCACTCGGACGGGGCTCCCGTCCGGCCTCAGCAGTTCGGTGCGCCCCTGGGGCGAGGTCGTGGTCATGTTGGACACCTTCTCCGGGTCCCCTGAGAGCACTCTTTCACTTATCTGTGATTTCCCTGAGAAACGCACAGGGACCTCTCAGGCAACACCTGGGAACCCTTCACCCCGCCCCGACACCACAGGGCGCCGACCTGGCACACATTCTCCCGAGCCTCAGAAAGATCATGAAATGAAGAACAATCAGAACGATCAGAACAACCCGTCCTGCCGATGCCCGTCCCCGACGTCGAAGTGCCGTACGGGAAAGGTGACTTCACCACCCCCCACCACCGGAACCAGCTCCCACCCCCGTACCAACCGCGTGTCCAGGACGACGACCGCCCCTCCCTGAGTGGCCAGATGCAGATCGGGCCCGGCGGCCGCCACCAGCTCCCCGCCCACCGAGCCCCCGGCGACGAGCTCGCTCACCTCCCCGAGCGCGGCCGGCGCCCCGGCGAGCCCGAACGCCCGCACATGATCCACAGGCCGGCAGGGCGCACGCTCCAACGACTCGGGCCATCCCTCCAGTTCCACGGCCCGCCCATACACCTCCCGTATCTCACGTGCCCGTTCCTCCTCCCCGTCCGGCAGCGCGGCCCGCACCGCCCGCTTCTCGGCGTACGGAATCCGGTCCGGCACCCGCAGCGCCGCCCGCAGCAGCTCCTCGGTGCGCCGGGCGGCCATCAGCGGCCCGGCGCCGAGCCACGTGAAACAGACGGCCCCCTGCTCCAGCAGCCGCACCGACCCCCGCTCGACGGCGGTGATCCCGACCTTGACGAGCCCGGGCCCGAACCAGGCCAGGTACACCCGGTACGGCCGCGGATCGTCGGCGACCCGGTCCGCGGCGACGGAGTGGGCCCGGTCCAGCCGCCCACACTCCTCGCACCGCCCGCCCGTACTCCGCCCCGACACGACCACCCCCCGAGGACACACATGCCCCCGAGCCCCGGCACACCGCCGCACACCCCCCTCCACGACCCCGAAGGCCACCCGTTTCCCCCAGGACAGCGGGCTACGACGCCCCCCGTCCCACATCAGCACGGGACCCTCCGCCGACCACCGCAGCCCCGCGCACTTCCATGCCTGTGCCATCACCGACAACGGTAGGCCCGGCCACTGACAACGCGCCCGGCCCCCGGCTGAGGTCGAGGCGACCGCGTCCAGGTGCGCGGCACGGGCGGGGGGTGGCTGCTGTGGGGCGAGCGCAGCGTCCCACGACGCGAACAGGCTCGGGGCGTGCAACGACCTCGTCAGCCGTGCGTCTCACCCTGGCCGACACTCAGTGGTGGTTCCCGGGGAAGGCGGGCGGGTACCCCGCGTCCGTCAGGCGCTGGGCCAGTCGGGACAGGCGATCGGGGGTGTCGTCGAGGAGGAGCAGCAGTCTCGGGGCGGCGTTGTCGTCGCCGGCGGCCTCGCTCAAGAGGTTCAGGAGGATCACGAGCGCGTTCCGGGGCTCGTCGGCGAGCAGGTTCCCGGCCTCGTGGACGATGACGGCCAGTTGCGGCGGGTTCTCCTGGTCTGGTGTGTCGATGTAGGCGTTCGACACGGCGTCGTGGAGGCAGTCGCGGAAGGCGTCCCAGTTGTGGCCGAAGTAGTCCGGGAAGCCGAGCCCGACAGCCCATGCGGTGAACAGGCCCTGGCTGGTGCGGCAGCGGGAGCCGTGCACGTCCCTGCGCAGGGGGACGCCGGTTGTCGCCTCGGTCAGCGGGCGGATCCAGGCCGTCGTGCTGGTCATGGTGATCCTGTTCTTTCTGCGGTGGGGGGAGGTGCGGCGTGCGGATCCCCCGCCTGCCGCCACCTCCCCCTGTCACCACGGTCCGCGCCTAGAAGTGGCCCAGGTAGTGGAAGGTGACGTAGTGGTCGAACGTGGCGTAGACGTCGCCCGTGATGAAGTTGCGCACGATCCGCCGCGCGTTGCGCCCGCTTCGCGCCGCGCCGTAGTAGTCGAGGTCGTACTCCACGTAGGAAGACATGTGGGTGAACCCGATCCGGTTGGTGAAGGTCGAGTAGGCCCGGTTCGCCGCCACTCCGCGGTTGCGCTCCATCTGGGTGACGACACCGTTGTAGTCGTTGTACGTGCCGCCGTAGTAGATGAACTGGGTGCGGTGAACGGCGGGCTCCCAGTATCCGAACCACTGGCGGCCATGGTTCTGACCGGGCCACCCGTGGCCGACGTTCGGCTCGAGGACGTAGTAGCTCCGCGCGTTGGACCAGTTCACGGCGAAGAAGTCGATCTCGTGGTTGGCCCAGAAGTCCGCCGCTTCACGCGCGTCGTTCCAGTCTCCCTGCGTCACGCCTTGCGGAGACGGGTTCTGCGCCGAGTTGCAGGGGCACGGGGCCGTCGGAGGCTGGGCGAAGGCGGCGCCGGAGTCGGCGATCACGCCGCTGACGAGGGCGAGCAGCAGGCTCACGACGGTCAGGATACGGCGACGGCCCCTGAGCCCGGGCTTTGTGCGGCGTTCCGCGTCAGATGCGGACGCCGGGACAAGATTAGAGGACACCTTTACTCCTTCACTTGTGTCTCTGCGGTTCCCCGAGGCCGTGTGCCTCGGGGGTCGGCGTGGTCGTAGCGGCCGGGATCGCCCTGGTCTGCGGCGAAGGGGTTGGCGGCCACGATCAGTGAGGCGCCCATGGCGAGGGCGGCGGCTTCCTGGATGAACAGTGCTGCGCCGCCCCCGGTGGGGGGTGTGCGCCGGCTTTGGCGGGAAGGTCGACGATGACCTGTCGCCGCCGTTGTGGGGCGACCGAAGCGAGGCACTCGCCGTCGGCCAGAACCGAGACTCGACGGCGGAGAGTTGACGCTCAACCCCCGCTCATCAGCGGAATCAACCCGCAGTGCGGCCCCACAGGGCCGTACCCGAACGTCACAGGCCGCACTGCCGGCGGCCCACGAAGTCCTGGAGACCGGGGACGGTCACGAGGCGAAGTCCGAGCGGCTCGACCCCCGGGCCCGATCCGTAGGCATCCGTCACTCGCAGATCGCCATGACGCGGCGAAGCGGGCTGACATCAGCCTCCGACATCAACCGTCGCTGTACTTCTCTGCTGTACGACCCGGAAACACCAAAGGCCCCGGATCTCTCCGGGGCCTTCGACCTGTGTGCACTCGGCAGGATTCGAACCTGCAACCTTCTGATCCGTAGGATCGGGCAACAAGCCGATCGAGATGCCGACAGCCTCGGATTTCGATCGGCCAGGTTAGTCATCATGCGCGTCGGTGTGCCGTCGTTGCCGTCAGAACTGCCGTCAAATCTGGACTGTGACGCCACCGCCCGGCTGTCCGCGCCCGTCCCAGCCCCAGCCCCAGCCGTCATTCTCTGCTGCTTCAGGCGGCTCGCTCCGCCGCGTGCCCCGTCGCCGTGGCAGGGTCAGTCAACCGTTGTCGAGGGAGGCCTGGGGGGCGCGGGCTCGTCGGCGAGCATGGTGTCTTTCGGTCCTGCCGGGAGCACGACTCGATGCTTCGAGCCGGGTGCGCCGCCGGGCCCGCCTTGCGCAGGTACGGCTCCGGGGCCTGCCGCCGCTCCGGGCGCCGGCCGTCCGCTGTCCGTCCGCTGGACCGCTCGTCGGCAGAGCTGAGGCAGGAAGGTGTAGAAGCGGTCGGGAAGGAACACGGCGTCCGCGACGATCATCGCGCCGGAGAAGAGAGGCAGCCCCATCAGCACGGCGATGCCAATGTGCA
The Streptomyces sp. NBC_01485 genome window above contains:
- a CDS encoding bifunctional glycosyltransferase family 2/GtrA family protein, which translates into the protein MRTDSSPGTLPAREHLPAAAAGTPVLDVVIPVYNEEKDLQPCVWRLHDHLARTFPYPFRITIADNASTDTTPEVARLLEARIPEVKSFRLEQKGRGRALRTVWSASDAPILAYMDVDLSTDLNALLPLVAPLISGHSDLAIGSRLARSSRVVRGTKREFISRAYNLILRGSLQARFSDAQCGFKAIRRDVAQVLLPLVEDTGWFFDTEMLVLAERAGLRIHEVPVDWVDDPNSTVHIVKTATDDLKGVWRVGKALATGSLSLDRLTRPFGDDPRDREIQDVPKGLARQLVGFCVVGGLSTLFYLLLYSGFRQFGGSQVANALALLVSAVANTAANRRLTFGVRGRGGAVKHQAQGLVVFGVGLALTSGSLAALDAASAHPAHATELAVLVAANLAATVLRFLLFRAWVFSDRRDGEDPAEPAAPVASAAPATASLQAGGPFVPLPQRQVNHQQSSTSSTHDINTTHTTHTTHSLNSTTYHTTQYDTTQFRAGEAADGTWRDATMRMQPVRPHDTDAGETR
- a CDS encoding HAMP domain-containing sensor histidine kinase, whose product is MSGRRRPRPQKRRAGKPRTLRTRLVVVSVTLIAVVCAVIGTVTTLVLRDHLYGQLNDSVKEAAMRVSGGPVGGPGGKDGAKNGTGTATGDTDGPKQITIDEFVSRGPGPQKAIAAKVANGSITSGKVGERTKNTAGYMDVSPEDLTEAQMKALGSVAQDQKQHTVEIPGLGTYRVQYINGNNGDFYVGFPTSDVDGTISTLIIVEVSLTLAGLIAAGLAGTVMVSVATRPLRRVAATATRVSELPLHTGEVNLSERVPESETDPHTEVGQVGAALNRMLNHVHGALHARQESEMRVRQFVADASHELRTPLASIRGYAELTRRGREEVGPDTKHALGRIESEAGRMTFLVEDLLLLARLDAGRPLQFEQTDLVPLVIDTISDARAAGRDHVWRLELPDEPALVSADAARLQQVLVNLLANARTHTAPGTTVTARVERRGPWLCVDVQDNGQGIPPDLLPHVFERFARGDSARSRATGSTGLGLAIVQAVATAHGGAVTVDSVPGRTVFTVHLPALGPAVPQPAPETNWQLDSQVEHSATTWVQQGA
- a CDS encoding response regulator transcription factor; the encoded protein is MTTTSPQGRTELLRPDGSPVRVLVVDDEMSITELLSMALRYEGWQIRSAGDGTGAIQTAREFRPDAVVLDMMLPDMDGLTVLGRLRRELPDVPVLFLTAKDAVEDRIAGLTAGGDDYVTKPFSLEEVVARLRGLIRRSGAADRRSDSMLVVGDLTLDEDSHEVSRSGDNIHLTATEFELLRFLMRNPRRVLSKAQILDRVWSYDFGGQANVVELYISYLRRKIDAGREPMIHTRRGAGYLIKPAAS
- a CDS encoding DUF2797 domain-containing protein, with product MAQAWKCAGLRWSAEGPVLMWDGGRRSPLSWGKRVAFGVVEGGVRRCAGARGHVCPRGVVVSGRSTGGRCEECGRLDRAHSVAADRVADDPRPYRVYLAWFGPGLVKVGITAVERGSVRLLEQGAVCFTWLGAGPLMAARRTEELLRAALRVPDRIPYAEKRAVRAALPDGEEERAREIREVYGRAVELEGWPESLERAPCRPVDHVRAFGLAGAPAALGEVSELVAGGSVGGELVAAAGPDLHLATQGGAVVVLDTRLVRGWELVPVVGGGEVTFPVRHFDVGDGHRQDGLF
- a CDS encoding barstar family protein produces the protein MTSTTAWIRPLTEATTGVPLRRDVHGSRCRTSQGLFTAWAVGLGFPDYFGHNWDAFRDCLHDAVSNAYIDTPDQENPPQLAVIVHEAGNLLADEPRNALVILLNLLSEAAGDDNAAPRLLLLLDDTPDRLSRLAQRLTDAGYPPAFPGNHH
- a CDS encoding ribonuclease domain-containing protein — encoded protein: MSLLLALVSGVIADSGAAFAQPPTAPCPCNSAQNPSPQGVTQGDWNDAREAADFWANHEIDFFAVNWSNARSYYVLEPNVGHGWPGQNHGRQWFGYWEPAVHRTQFIYYGGTYNDYNGVVTQMERNRGVAANRAYSTFTNRIGFTHMSSYVEYDLDYYGAARSGRNARRIVRNFITGDVYATFDHYVTFHYLGHF